Below is a window of Acidobacteriota bacterium DNA.
GGTCCCCGTGGGCCAGGTACAGGGCGGCGACCTGCACCACCGTGTCCGGATCCTCGTCGACCAGGGCCCTTCTCAGGTAGGGTTCGGCGCGGTCGAACTCGCCGGCCTGGGCGTACATCCCCGCGATCACCAGCAGGGACTCCCCATCCAGGGACGCGCCGGAGAGCTTGTCCACGAGGGCCTGTCCGGCGGCCTTGTTCCCGCCCAGATAGAGGACCCGGGCGGCCGTCAAGGTAACCCACGGGTCGTTCTGGGAGATCTTGAGGGCCTGGTCCACGAGGGCCTGGGCGGCGGCCTCCGCGCTCTTTCCTTCGTAGAGGGCCTTGATCGGCGGACGCTCGGGCGGCTTGGGCTTCTCCGACGCCGGAGCGGTCTGGGCGAAGGTCCACGCGGGGGCCAGGGCAAGGGCGAACAGGACGGGTACGGCTTTCTTCATGGCTTCCTCCAGGAGTTGGGTTCGGCGGGGCGGGGCGGCGGCTCCGGCGCCGCCGTCCCGACGACGTTGCGAATGGTGAAGGCTCCGCGCAGGTCGCCCTTGGCGAAACCCACGGCGGCGTCTTCCGGGTAGGCTTCCTGAATCCTCCGGCGGAGCCCTTCTTCCACGGCGGGGCCGTGGCAGGACAGGCACGTCTCCCCCGTGGGGATGGCCTTCATGTAGCGGTAGACCAGCTTCCCGTCCTCGGGGCGCAGGACCCACCGCTCCAGGGCGGCGGGGTCCTCCCCCTCGGCCATGCGGGCGGCGAAGGCCTCCAGGGTCTCGCGCTCCCACGCGTCGGGGGCGTTCTTCGGATTTCGCACCCGAAGGGCCGTGCGCCGCACCTGGACGCCCTCGCTGCGGGAGATGTCGGCGGCGATCTCGGGCGCGCGGTCCCGGCACACCGTCACGGCCTTCTCCGGGCCGCCCTCCCGCATGGCCGCCGAGAGGGCCGCTTGCAGGCCCCGCTGAAGCGCCGCCGCCGCGCCCCGGCAGGTGATGAGGAGTTCCTCGTCGGCGGGGAGCGAGGCGGGCAGAGAGGCCGCCAGGAGCAGGGCGAGCAGGACCGCCGACGCCGTAGCGCGTTGCCGTTTCATGGGTTTCGCCTCCGTCAGGCCAGGCCCATTTCCCTCAGGATGGCGGCGTTTTCCCGCCATTCCGGGCGCACCTTCACGAACAACCGGAGCTCCACCCCGCATCCCAGGAGGGACTGCAGTTCCTTCCGCGCCCCGGTCCCGATGGCCTTGAGGTTCTGGCCGCCTTTCCCGATGACGATGGGCTTCTGGCTTTCCCGCTCCACGAGGATGGCGCAGTGGATGGTCACCTTGCCGCCCTCCGCGGGTGCCTCCTCGAACTGCTCCACGAGGACGCCCGCGCAGTGCGGGACTTCCTGGAAGGTCCTCCCGAAGAGGTGTTCCCGGACGATCTCCGCGGCGAGCTGGCGCTCGGGCTGGTCCGTGTAGACGTCCTCGGGGAAGAGGGGCTCCCCCTCGGGGAGGAGGGGGAAGATTTGGTCCAGGAGCCCTTTACGGTCTTTTTCGTCCAGGGCGCACATGGGGTAGAGGGGGACCTCCGGGAAGCGCCGCGAGAGGTCCTCCAGCACCGGCAGGAGCAGGGCCTTGTTCCGGACCTCGTCGGCCTTGTTGAGGACGATCAGGAGCCCCTGGGCGCGCCCCTTGAGCCGTTCCGCGAGGCGGCCCTCCTCGGCCCCCCAGGGGCGCCCGGCCTCCAGGACCCAGAGGACGGCGTCCACCGACTCCACGCTCTCCAGGGCCGATCGGTTCATGGCCTCGTTCATGCGCGTGCGGGGCTTGTGGACGCCGGGCGTGTCCAGGAACACGACCTGGCCCCTGGGCTCGGTGAGGATGCCCCGGATCACGTTTCGCGTGGTCTGGGGCTTGGGCGTCACGATGGAGACCTTCTCGCCCACCAGCCCGTTGACGATCGTGGACTTGCCCACGTTCGTCCTCCCCACCACCGCCACGAAGCCGCAACGCATCCGAACCTCCCGCGGGAGCGCCCGCGGACGAAGTAT
It encodes the following:
- a CDS encoding DUF3365 domain-containing protein, which encodes MKRQRATASAVLLALLLAASLPASLPADEELLITCRGAAAALQRGLQAALSAAMREGGPEKAVTVCRDRAPEIAADISRSEGVQVRRTALRVRNPKNAPDAWERETLEAFAARMAEGEDPAALERWVLRPEDGKLVYRYMKAIPTGETCLSCHGPAVEEGLRRRIQEAYPEDAAVGFAKGDLRGAFTIRNVVGTAAPEPPPRPAEPNSWRKP
- the era gene encoding GTPase Era, with product MRCGFVAVVGRTNVGKSTIVNGLVGEKVSIVTPKPQTTRNVIRGILTEPRGQVVFLDTPGVHKPRTRMNEAMNRSALESVESVDAVLWVLEAGRPWGAEEGRLAERLKGRAQGLLIVLNKADEVRNKALLLPVLEDLSRRFPEVPLYPMCALDEKDRKGLLDQIFPLLPEGEPLFPEDVYTDQPERQLAAEIVREHLFGRTFQEVPHCAGVLVEQFEEAPAEGGKVTIHCAILVERESQKPIVIGKGGQNLKAIGTGARKELQSLLGCGVELRLFVKVRPEWRENAAILREMGLA